Proteins encoded together in one Vitis vinifera cultivar Pinot Noir 40024 chromosome 4, ASM3070453v1 window:
- the LOC100251269 gene encoding protein MID1-COMPLEMENTING ACTIVITY 1, with product MATWEHFGEIANVAQLTGVDAVRLIGMIVSAANTARMHKKNCRQFAQHLKLIGNLLEQLKISELKRYPEMREPLEQLEDSLRRGYILVNSCQDRSYLYLLAMGWNIVYQFRKAQNEIDRYLKIIPLITLVDNARVRERLEDIEKDQREYTLDDEDKRVQDVILKPEPSTNDTVVLKKTLSCSYPNLPFNAALKKENEKLQLELQRSQANYDVDQCEVIQHLIGVTEAVAANSVPEKNLPVRSSKKAESDYSDANSDKEYSVDESYPKRSDTRTASRNISSVSSGHDLLSTRGSHRHEEWHSDLLGCCSEPSLCIKTFFYPCGTFSKIASVATNRHMSSAEACNELMAYSMILSCCCYTCCIRRKLRNMLNITGGLFDDFLSHLMCCCCALVQEWREVEIRGVYGPEKTRTSPPPSQYMES from the exons ATGGCAACTTGGGAACATTTTGGAGAAATTGCCAATGTCGCCCAGCTCACAGGGGTTGATGCGGTTAGATTGATTGGTATGATTGTATCAGCTGCAAATACAGCTCGAATGCACAAAAAGAATTGCAGGCAATTTGCTCAGCATTTGAAGCTGATTGGAAACTTGCTGGAGCAGCTCAAAATTTCAGAGCTTAAGAGGTATCCAGAAATGAGGGAGCCTTTGGAGCAGCTTGAGGATTCACTGAGAAGGGGTTACATTTTGGTGAACAGTTGCCAAGACCGGAGCTATCTGTATTTGCTGGCAATGGGTTGGAACATTGTGTACCAGTTCAGGAAGGCTCAAAATGAGATTGATCGATACTTGAAGATCATCCCTCTTATCACCCTGGTGGATAATGCTCGAGTCAGG GAAAGACTCGAAGATATTGAAAAGGATCAACGTGAATATACATTAGATGATGAGGATAAACGAGTGCAAGATGTGATTCTTAAACCAGAGCCGTCAACGAATGATACTGTAGTGCTGAAAAAAACACTTTCTTGTTCCTACCCAAATTTGCCTTTTAATGCAGCActcaagaaagaaaatgaaaagcttCAATTAGAGTTACAACGATCACAAGCAAACTATGATGTGGATCAATGTGAAGTGATTCAGCATTTGATTGGTGTCACAGAAGCTGTTGCTGCAAATTCTGTTCCTGAGAAGAATTTACCTGTAAGAAGTTCCAAGAAGGCTGAGTCTGATTATTCAGATGCCAATAGTGATAAAGAATATTCGGTTGATGAAAGCTATCCTAAGAGAAGTGATACTCGTACAGCTTCAAG AAACATTTCTTCGGTATCATCGGGACATGATCTTCTGTCAACTAGAGGTTCACATCGGCATGAAGAGTGGCATTCTGATCTACTTGGTTGTTGTTCAGAACCTTCTCTGT GTATAAAAACTTTCTTCTATCCTTGTGgcacattttcaaaaattgctaGTGTGGCAACTAACAGGCACATGT CTTCAGCAGAAGCCTGTAATGAATTGATGGCATATTCAATGATATTATCATGTTGTTGCTATACTTGCTGTATCAGAAGGAAGCTTCGCAACATGTTGAACATCACG GGAGGCTTGTTTGATGATTTCCTCTCACATCTGATGTGTTGCTGCTGTGCCCTTGTCCAAGAATGGCGAGAAGTGGAGATCCGTGGGGTTTATG GTCCTGAGAAGACAAGAACAAGCCCTCCACCCTCACAATACATGGAATCCTAA